A window of Hemibagrus wyckioides isolate EC202008001 linkage group LG03, SWU_Hwy_1.0, whole genome shotgun sequence contains these coding sequences:
- the nin gene encoding ninein isoform X1 — MDGEGDQRDQHEERLREVFQSFDGSGAGSLSPEELTELCHALQLADQALHTLLETLFQTEDQINTRVEFEQFKDALILVLSSNEETLAKENPPRPEVQPRFVKGTKRYGRRSTPEFTHSNSDLEHTPSVEREEEDATRTSDGTLPVKRERWNADVSSAEEYEAEGQLHLWNPDEPGTPRGSMAPLSDLEERLYSACQQLSLPLHGTATLQQLRTLCQHLDLEVGEEVFQSAHEKNVSVLEFVSCIQTDSKPPTPSASTPYRQLKRHHSTQPFDEMGRRISTAMSSTIGLRLFSELDDGTGHTAVELLLDAWLEDGVQNSSEILQALDFNLERKVNLSELTAALENELMVTKNSIHQAALASFKAEIRYLLERVDLELREKEKLHSDLEKAEKLKSQLASEVDEHHSTIERNNNLNLRKLEQEHKDRMVALKAELSKEVELVQQQASQQREELELEISRVREDETFLRERLTLTLKENGRLEAELLDSTERLMEVEAQLNKLQKNLDNVLREKFGDLDLGNAEFYQQEERLRQLRNSYEEQCRELQDRIDELQAQLEDFRSVSRAPQTSLMPSLSDELDSKSPGMESDQGLGSEEGQPFNLSLEAEMMLEQLKEQHIRELEDIREQLDSTVNKCEHRLEEQKTSFEEERSLLSLQHQQEVKAIREELNKALERARDLQERLEQERCSMEAQQSVERAELHAVYQQQVDSLSQEVQDARIQALKLEEQLKLLEEQEESSVRDKEELSKAHAEELSRMELHYTETLKASLQKQKGEAENTLTEELKKERRHLEEVHEEVLRVQLEEVQQRAEQERVELERRLREEWECDKQQLEESNRKKLQEELDLMQSEQEESSKRFRAQWEKEHMLLQEQHHTELQKCLQQERERLQVQEEDKERRMIEEWEKERVQLHEQHEGVLQARLEEQRAQFQAQGKEQERTWQKMLEEHRVQMEHAHREAMEELSVKHSEEREMLSCMLEKLHADIAKERNEAGRLAEENLLLKQSISELREDDLKEKQQELLLKVEHFRKEKNAAQKMADGLKRQISELRRRRKQLEQENNALSQQNAKHVLSVDALQHNLEEVMLHHGNGSFNERSEIEEGDFAASHSKTEKLEEEKKLLRAELNHCVEKMAQLRSAETQLAQVLQERQMADKHNQALRTQMIKAQEKVQAVNFTLQELTQQNSRLKSDLRITQQERDTLKQEVISLHKQLQNANEKCRPAEMSVSGIPGSSHQGKRVWPELSRLMEAELNLLREENQRLQREISDARLELSSAHEKTRQLEALVLSVKQQKLQNQARLAKTAEQERSALRREIEALHTQLHNKSCDSKEEQREFEKLHEENERLRNKQTIIEAQLMEAQLLAMLPPSPLRMSAERRGQPRGDDMNPDINKEKEMALLKMEERMKEVELTLRNVKLLLQEKVSQLKEQMNKNSKADVLIKDLYVENAHLLKALEVSEQRQKVTEKKNYLLEEKISSLNKIVRELSPSPLMPVPYHVTRS, encoded by the exons ATGGATGGAGAGGGAGATCAGAGGGATCAGCATGAGGAGCGCTTAAGGGAAGTGTTTCAGAGTTTCGATGGGAGCGGTGCTGGTTCACTAAGCCCCGAGGAACTAACAGAGCTCTGTCACGCCTTACAGCTGGCTGACCAAGCTCTACACACACTGCTAGAAACACTATTCCAGACAGAGGACCAAATAAACACAAGG GTTGAATTTGAGCAATTTAAGGATGCTTTGATTCTAGTGCTTTCCTCCAATGAAGAGACACTAGCTAAAGAAAACCCTCCTCGACCAG AGGTGCAGCCTCGCTTTGTAAAGGGCACTAAGCGTTATGGTCGTCGGTCCACACCAGAGTTCACACACTCCAACTCTGATCTTGAACACACACCGTCGGTcgaaagagaggaggaggatgcCACAAGGACCAGTGATGGGACATTGCCTGTTAAGCGTgag cGCTGGAACGCTGACGTGAGCAGTGCAGAGGAGTATGAAGCAGAGG GTCAGCTGCACCTGTGGAACCCAGATGAGCCGGGTACTCCACGGGGTAGCATGGCACCTCTCAGTGACCTGGAGGAGAGACTGTACAGTGCCTGCCAGCAGCTCTCACTGCCCCTGCATGGCACAGCTACCCTACAACAACTACGCACACTCTGCCAGCACCTTGACTtggag gtaGGAGAGGAAGTCTTCCAGTCTGCCCATGAgaagaatgtgagtgtgttggaGTTTGTATCTTGCATCCAAACCGACAGCAAACCACCTACTCCTTCTGCCTCAACCCCTTACAGACAGTTAAAGAGACATCACTCTACACAG CCATTTGATGAGATGGGTCGCAGGATTTCAACTGCGATGAGCAGTACAATCGGACTGCGCCTGTTTTCTGAATTAGATGATGGAACAGGACACACTGCAGTTGAGCTACTTCTGGATGCCTGGCTAGAAGACGGTGTACAGAACAGCTCTGAAATCCTGCAG GCTCTAGATTTCAATCTGGAAAGAAAGGTGAATCTGAGTGAACTGACTGCAGCTCTAGAGAACGAGCTTATGGTTACGAAGAACTCCATCCACCAAGCAGCACTAGCGAGCTTTAAGGCTGAGATCAGATACCTCCT TGAGCGTGTGGATCTGGAGCTCAGGGAGAAAGAGAAGCTTCACTCTGATTTGGAAAAAGCAGAGAAGCTGAAGTCCCAGCTGGCCTCTGAGGTGGATGAGCATCACTCCACTATCGAACGCAACAACAATCTTAACCTGCG GAAGTTGGAGCAGGAGCATAAGGATCGTATGGTGGCTCTGAAGGCAGAGCTGAGCAAAGAGGTGGAGCTTGTACAGCAACAGGCCAGTCAGCAGAGGGAAGAGCTTGAACTGGAAATCAGTAGGGTCAGAGAAGATGAAACCTTCCTCAGAGAGCGTCTCACACTGACTCTTAAG GAAAATGGCCGATTGGAGGCAGAGCTGCTGGACAGCACAGAGCGCCTGATGGAAGTGGAGGCCCAGCTTAATAAACTCCAAAAGAACTTGGACAATGTTCTAAGGGAGAAG tttggtGATTTGGACCTGGGCAATGCTGAGTTCTATCAGCAGGAGGAACGTCTCAGGCAACTGCGCAACAGTTACGAGGAGCAGTGTCGG GAACTACAGGATCGTATAGATGAGCTGCAGGCTCAGTTAGAGGACTTTCGTTCTGTAAGCCGTGCCCCGCAGACCTCCCTCATGCCCTCTCTGTCTGATGAGCTGGACAGCAAGAGTCCAGGCATGGAGTCGGACCAAG GCCTAGGTTCTGAAGAAGGGCAGCCCTTTAACCTGAGCCTGGAGGCAGAGATGATGCTGGAGCAATTGAAAGAGCAACACATCAGAGAGTTGGAAGACATCAGAGAACAGTTAGATTCCACg GTGAACAAGTGTGAACACAGGCTCGAAGAACAAAAGACTTCTTTTGAGGAGGAGAGGAGTCTTCTCTCCTTACAGCACCAACAGGAGGTGAAGGCTATAAGAGAAGAATTGAACAAAGCACTAGAGCGAGCTCGAGATTTGCAAGAGCGATTGGAGCAGGAGAGATGCAGCATGGAGGCTCAGCAGAGTGTTGAGCGTGCTGAGCTACATGCTGTTTACCAGCAGCAGGTTGATTCTCTCAGCCAGGAGGTGCAGGATGCCAGGATCCAGGCATTGAAGCTGGAGGAGCAGCTCAAGCTACTGGAGGAGCAAGAGGAGAGCAGCGTGAGGGACAAAGAAGAGCTGAGCAAGGCTCATGCAGAGGAGCTTAGCCGAATGGAACTGCACTACACGGAGACACTCAAGGCCAGCCTGCAGAAGCAGAAGGGGGAAgcagagaacacactcacagaggagttgaagaaagaaagacggcATCTGGAAGAAGTTCATGAGGAGGTGCTGAGGGTTCAATTAGAAGAGGTGCAACAGAGAGCTGAGCAAGAGCGAGTCGAATTAGAGAGGAGGCTCAGGGAAGAGTGGGAGTGTGATAAGCAGCAACTAGAAGAGAGCAATAGGAAAAAACTTCAGGAGGAGCTGGATCTTATGCAAAGTGAGCAGGAGGAAAGCAGTAAGAGGTTCAGAGCGCAGTGGGAAAAGGAGCACATGCTTCTACAAGAGCAACATCATACTGAGCTGCAGAAGTGTTTACAGCAGGAAAGAGAGCGACTGCAGGTGCAGGAGGAAGACAAGGAGCGTAGAATGATAGAGGAGTGGGAAAAAGAGCGAGTTCAATTACATGAGCAGCATGAGGGGGTTCTGCAGGCCAGGTTAGAGGAGCAGAGAGCACAGTTCCAGGCACAGGGAAAGGAGCAAGAACGGACGTGGCAGAAAATGCTGGAAGAACACCGGGTCCAAATGGAACATGCACACCGGGAGGCTATGGAGGAGCTGAgtgtaaaacatagtgaagagagagagatgctgagcTGCATGCTGGAGAAACTACATGCAGACATTGCCAAAGAGAG GAATGAAGCTGGACGTCTTGCTGAGGAAAACCTCCTACTGAAACAGAGTATCTCAGAACTGAGAGAAGACGACCTGAAAGAGAAGCAACAGGAACTGCT CCTTAAAGTGGAGCACTTCCGAAAGGAGAAAAACGCTGCTCAGAAGATGGCTGACGGTCTGAAGAGGCAG ATTTCTGAGCTGCGTCGTCGTAGGAAGCAGCTAGAGCAGGAGAACAATGCTTTGTCGCAGCAGAATGCCAAGCATGTACTCAGTGTTGACGCACTTCAGCATAATCTTGAGGAAGTGATGCTCCATCATGGAAATGGTTCCTTCAATGAAAGGAGTGAG ATAGAGGAAGGAGATTTTGCAGCATCTCATAGCAAAACTGAAAAGctggaagaggagaagaagctTTTACGAGCAGAACTGAACCACTGTGTGGAAAAG ATGGCTCAGCTTCGTTCAGCTGAAACTCAGCTGGCTCAAGTCttgcaagagagacagatggcCGACAAACATAACCAAGCATTACGTACACAAATGATCAAGGCGCAGGAGAAG GTCCAAGCAGTGAATTTTACACTGCAAGAGCTGACTCAGCAGAACTCGCGTCTGAAATCAGACCTGCGTATCACGCAACAAGAGCGAGACACtctcaaacaggaagtgatctcACTGCATAAACAGCTGCAGAATGCCAATGAAAAG TGTCGTCCGGCGGAGATGTCTGTATCTGGTATCCCAGGCAGCTCACACCAGGGGAAGCGAGTGTGGCCGGAGCTGTCTAGGTTGATGGAGGCAGAGCTGAATTTGCTGCGTGAAGAAAATCAGAGACTACAGCGAGAGATCAGTGATGCAAGACTAGAGCTCAGCTCTGCACATGAGAAG ACTCGTCAGTTGGAGGcgctggtgttgagtgtgaaacAGCAGAAGCTGCAGAACCAGGCACGCTTGGCCAAGACAGCTGAGCAGGAGAGATCAGCTCTGAGACGAGAGATAGAGGCTCTGCATACACAGCTACACAATAAG TCGTGTGACAGTAAGGAAGAGCAGAGAGAATTTGAGAAGCTTCatgaagagaatgagagactgAGGAACAAACAGACAATAATAGAGGCACAACTGATGGAG GCTCAGCTTTTAGCCATgttgccaccatcaccactgcGAATGTCAGCGGAGCGGCGTGGTCAGCCCCGTGGAGATGACATGAACCCAGATATtaat aaagaaaaggaaatggcGCTGTTAAAGATGGAGGAGAGGATGAAGGAGGTGGAGCTCACACTCCGAAATGTCAAACTATTGTTGCAGGAGAAGGTTTCCCAGCTGAAGgaacag ATGAATAAGAACAGTAAAGCAGACGTGTTGATCAAGGATCTTTATGTGGAGAATGCACACCTTTTGAAGGCTCTGGAAGTGAGTGAGCAGAGGCAGAAGGTGACAGAAAAGAAGAATTACCTCCTGGAGGAGAAAATCTCCAGCCTCAATAAGATCGTTCGTGAGCTCAGTCCCTCGCCACTAATGCCTGTGCCGTACCACGTGACCCGCTCCTGA